One window of Leptolyngbya sp. CCY15150 genomic DNA carries:
- the moaC gene encoding cyclic pyranopterin monophosphate synthase MoaC, protein MSSNFSNFLDGSAAKVAATSLTHLDAQGQAQMVDVSDKSVTLRRAIATGRVRMTAATLETIQAGNAPKGDVLGTARLAGIMAAKQTAMLIPLCHPLPLQKVEVTLEPDPDLPGVVIRAEVKTKAETGVEMEALTAVSVAALTLYDMAKALEKSMVIEDIHLVSKTGGKSGDYSAG, encoded by the coding sequence ATGTCATCTAATTTTTCAAATTTCTTAGATGGTTCAGCGGCCAAGGTTGCAGCGACGTCCCTCACTCATCTAGATGCCCAGGGGCAGGCGCAGATGGTGGATGTGTCTGATAAGTCAGTGACCCTCCGACGGGCGATCGCCACGGGACGGGTGCGCATGACGGCGGCGACTCTGGAGACGATTCAGGCGGGCAATGCTCCTAAGGGTGATGTGTTAGGTACGGCGCGGCTGGCGGGCATCATGGCGGCGAAGCAAACAGCGATGCTGATTCCCCTGTGCCATCCCCTGCCCCTGCAAAAGGTGGAGGTGACCCTAGAGCCGGATCCAGATCTGCCGGGGGTGGTGATTCGGGCGGAGGTGAAAACCAAGGCAGAGACGGGGGTGGAGATGGAAGCCCTGACGGCGGTTTCCGTGGCGGCGCTCACCCTCTATGACATGGCGAAGGCGTTGGAAAAATCCATGGTGATTGAGGATATTCATCTGGTTAGCAAGACCGGCGGCAAATCGGGGGACTAC